From the Lathyrus oleraceus cultivar Zhongwan6 chromosome 4, CAAS_Psat_ZW6_1.0, whole genome shotgun sequence genome, one window contains:
- the LOC127136432 gene encoding uncharacterized protein LOC127136432, giving the protein MAGEQHSDHSRPLVNYNMDDGPPSHEADVRDGHPSTPSPEPQNNGDASHAHNLGAETFHPIPVPVEGDAVMIAMVNALNQSGSMLHQQHERITALEAERQEARPQPVSRIQQRSEPTKKRGRRSPEPYASRARARRDGGRARTSPRRGHSPDNNELSPLRSDEEDLHCPLSRAIMEAPLPKGMEKPPNLAVYDGTTDPDDHVDNVNAMLDYRNDITGHLKCRLFSTTLRKGAMAWYKSLAPESITSWRVMRSMFTRHFTASRRHPKTEATLEAIVQKKNETLRSYIERFNQEAVEVDTTEHMKKYLLERGLLPGSELSRAVGIEPPRTLNELLHKAQAYIRYEEKQVAHNARSGRNAGETEHSKREDTSISRRNGDKRREERPREVREGRGPAGRYSEYTLLTAPRERILAECINSEFKQGRVRFPKPSAPKPHTDKSKYCRFHRSHGHVTEDCVHLKDAIEILIQEGHLKQYTRKNEAPRHDEPEKKRPRENTPPDNSPYQVALCVSRPEDFFLPEPLPEGKITALSPWEDFPTTLVISGGGTNGESAALSVKRKFDELLLTAPEQKATLTKYRGKSNPISFFLEELPGGSPNSAIPLLIRAKMARFDVRRILVDEGSSVDIMYVHLFKTLKLDKTNLAPYVGSDLQGFNGATTRPWGYVELLVTFGEQETAREVKIQFLVVDCPSLYNCIFGRPTLAELTAVPSTVHLKMKYYTKLGRVVTIHGDIEAARRCYDAAVKGQAVVSTKSNCNNKKLKTEDPARGVNAIDLDCRIGLDETEEGRFPKERSLEHPVRPIPDGEFELIPLGDDPERTVKIGKGLPEETREELVACLKENSDLFAWNAAEMPGLDPEIACHKLAVDRAAKPIAQHRRKQSPEKAEAAERAVKDLLEANFISEAQYTTWLSNVVLVKKNNGKWRMCVDYTDLNRACPKDAFPLPNIDSLVDNSAGFKLLSFMDAYSGYNQIPMSPADKKHTAFMTPTGNYYYNVMPFGLKNAGATYQRMMNKVFKDEIGDMLEVYMDDMIVKSHEEITHARHLTKVFEQARQCKMRFNPEKCTFGVRAGKFLGFYLTERGIEANPDKCRAFSEFPTPKTKKSIQSLNGVLASLSRFIAKSAQHALPFFRLLRKEATFDWTDECEQALLHLKKVLSQPPVLSRPSEKETLYLYLSVATEAVSAVLIRETDEGQKPIYFTSKALQGPELRYQQIEKVALALINTARRLRYYFLAHTIKVRTDQPIKQLLGRPDMAGRMLKWSLELSEFDIQYESRKALKAQALADFVAEMTHCPTPAESAHKWTIFVDGASSTSGSGAGIILENEEGILIEVSLALAFPTSNNQAEYEAFLAGLRLAEDLGAKEVKISTDSQLVASQVRGDYQTKNDNLLEYLSLVKEKLDRFEKWDVRHIPREHNTRADVLSKLASTRKKGGNKSVIQEILPRPSIDKLPPPLEVNAIGDAHCWMTPIYNYLTRDELPADPKEATTVKRRACSYVLLEGKLYRRGFSIPLLKCVEEEKVPDILGELHRGINAQHLGGRSLARKALRAGYYWPTMQNDSKEHVKRCDKCQRHADMHLAPPNDLKSLSSPWPFAWWGMDILGPFVTGSYQNKYLIVGVDYFTKWIEAEALAKITAQNILRFFKRNILARFGIPQALVTDNGTQFTDGGFQDFVASLGTTQHFTSVEHPQTNGQAEAANRVILRGLKRRLGEAKRAWVEELHSVLWAYRTTPHSTTGETPFRLTYGTEAVIPVEIRTPTRRTEEPLDEEMNDETLRAELDLVEEIRSEAALRETTLKQKIALRHDAKVIKREFQVGTLVLRRNQKNPREGKLAANWEGPYRVRDKTSNGAYYLENLQGEQLARPWNAEKLRQYYS; this is encoded by the coding sequence AACATGGACGACGGCCCGCCATCCCATGAAGCGGACGTTCGGGACGGTCATCCATCCACCCCGTCTCCAGAGCCCCAAAACAACGGAGATGCCTCTCACGCCCACAATTTAGGGGCAGAGACATTTCATCCCATTCCCGTTCCCGTTGAAGGAGACGCCGTAATGATTGCCATGGTGAATGCCCTCAATCAATCCGGTTCTATGCTCCACCAGCAGCACGAACGAATCACGGCCCTCGAAGCCGAACGACAAGAAGCCCGGCCCCAGCCGGTGAGTAGGATACAACAGCGTTCGGAGCCAACGAAGAAGCGAGGACGTCGCTCTCCCGAACCCTACGCCAGCAGGGCACGCGCCCGTCGTGACGGTGGTCGAGCGAGAACATCACCAAGGCGCGGGCACAGCCCCGACAACAACGAACTGTCTCCCTTAAGGAGCGATGAGGAAGATTTGCATTGCCCCCTATCTCGGGCAATAATGGAGGCCCCGCTCCCCAAAGGCATGGAGAAACCGCCAAACCTAGCTGTGTACGACGGGACTACAGATCCCGACGATCACGTCGACAACGTCAACGCGATGCTCGACTACCGCAATGATATAACCGGGCACCTCAAATGCCGACTGTTCTCAACGACCCTCAGGAAAGGGGCCATGGCCTGGTACAAAAGCTTGGCCCCTGAGTCCATTACGTCATGGAGAGTCATGAGGTCCATGTTCACCCGGCACTTTACAGCTTCCCGTCGTCACCCCAAGACTGAGGCGACCCTTGAAGCCATAGtgcagaagaagaatgaaacACTGCGCTCATACATCGAGCGATTCAACCAGGAAGCTGTCGAGGTAGATACCACCGAGCACATGAAGAAGTATCTCCTCGAGAGAGGTCTCTTACCCGGCAGTGAACTTAGCAGAGCCGTAGGGATCGAACCTCCCCGCACCTTAAACGAGCTCCTGCATAAAGCCCAGGCCTACATCAGATACGAGGAAAAGCAGGTGGCACACAATGCCCGCAGCGGACGTAACGCTGGGGAGACCGAGCACTCAAAACGCGAGGACACGAGCATTTCCCGTCGCAACGGAGACAAACGAAGAGAAGAAAGACCTCGCGAGGTCCGGGAAGGAAGAGGCCCCGCGGGCAGATATAGCGAGTACACCTTACTGACAGCTCCTCGAGAGCGTATCCTCGCAGAATGTATCAACTCTGAATTTAAGCAGGGCAGGGTCAGGTTCCCAAAACCGTCTGCGCCAAAGCCCCACACCGACAAATCAAAGTACTGCCGGTTCCACAGAAGTCACGGGCACGTGACCGAAGACTGCGTCCACCTGAAAGATGCGATTGAAATTTTAATCCAAGAAGGGCACCTGAAGCAGTACACGAGGAAGAACGAAGCTCCCAGACACGACGAGCCAGAGAAGAAGAGACCCCGGGAAAACACACCCCCTGACAACTCTCCCTATCAAGTGGCCCTCTGCGTGTCACGACCGGAAGATTTCTTCCTCCCCGAACCATTGCCCGAGGGCAAGATCACTGCACTCAGCCCCTGGGAAGACTTCCCTACCACACTGGTGATATCAGGAGGAGGGACTAACGGGGAATCCGCGGCCCTCTCCGTCAAACGTAAGTTCGACGAACTCCTACTGACTGCCCCCGAGCAGAAAGCGACATTGACAAAATACCGGGGAAAATCCAACCCAATATCCTTCTTCCTGGAGGAACTCCCGGGCGGATCCCCCAACTCGGCCATCCCACTATTGATAAGAGCAAAGATGGCCCGATTCGACGTACGACGCATCCTGGTCGACGAAGGCAGCTCAGTGGATATCATGTACGTCCACCTCTTCAAGACTCTGAAGCTAGACAAGACCAACTTAGCCCCCTACGTCGGATCAGATCTCCAAGGATTCAACGGAGCAACAACCAGACCGTGGGGATATGTTGAGCTCCTCGTCACCTTCGGCGAACAAGAAACGGCCAGGGAAGTCAAAATCCAATTTCTGGTCGTAGACTGTCCGTCTCTCTACAATTGCATCTTTGGACGCCCGACACTGGCCGAACTCACTGCGGTCCCATCCACCGTCCACCTGAAGATGAAATACTACACCAAATTGGGACGTGTGGTCACCATCCATGGTGACATCGAAGCAGCCCGACGATGCTACGACGCCGCAGTAAAAGGACAGGCCGTAGTCAGCACGAAGAGCAACTGCAACAACAAAAAGCTCAAGACCGAGGATCCTGCCCGAGGAGTCAACGCCATCGACCTCGACTGTCGCATCGGGCTGGACGAGACCGAAGAGGGGAGGTTCCCCAAGGAACGCTCTCTCGAACACCCGGTCCGACCAATCCCCGACGGGGAGTTCGAACTCATTCCTCTTGGGGACGATCCGGAAAGGACGGTGAAGATAGGTAAGGGACTACCCGAGGAAACAAGAGAAGAGCTAGTAGCATGCCTCAAAGAGAACTCCGACCTCTTCGCGTGGAATGCCGCAGAAATGCCCGGGCTGGACCCCGAGATCGCGTGTCATAAGCTAGCTGTAGACCGGGCAGCCAAGCCCATAGCACAGCATAGACGCAAGCAATCGCCCGAAAAGGCAGAGGCTGCCGAGCGAGCTGTAAAAGACCTCTTAGAGGCAAATTTTATTTCTGAAGCCCAGTACACAACCTGGCTCTCTAATGTAGTCCTCgttaagaaaaataatggaaaatggcgtatgtgtgttgattatactgATCTTAATAGGGCTTGCCCGAAAGATGCTTTCCCCCTCCCTAATATAGACTCGCTCGTTGACAACTCTGCAGGTTTTAAACTCTTGTCCTTCATGGACGCATATAGTGGATACAACCAGATCCCTATGTCGCCCGCAGACAAGAAACACACAGCGTTCATGACCCCAACGGGCAATTACTATTACAACGTGATGCCGTTCGGGCTCAAGAACGCTGGCGCTACATACCAACGCATGATGAACAAAGTCTTCAAGGACGAAATAGGGGACATGCTCGAAGTGTACATGGACGACATGATCGTCAAATCACACGAGGAGATAACCCATGCTCGACACCTTACGAAGGTATTCGAGCAGGCGAGACAGTGTAAAATGAGGTTCAACCCCGAAAAATGCACGTTTGGAGTCCGAGCAGGCAAGTTCCTCGGTTTCTATCTCACCGAAAGAGGGATCGAGGCCAACCCCGACAAATGCCGGGCATTCTCGGAGTTTCCGACCCCGAAAACCAAAAAATCGATCCAGTCACTCAATGGAGTGCTCGCCTCACTCTCCCGTTTCATCGCCAAGTCCGCCCAGCACGCGTTGCCGTTCTTCAGACTCCTTCGCAAAGAGGCTACCTTCGACTGGACCGATGAATGCGAGCAAGCGCTACTCCATCTAAAGAAGGTTCTGTCCCAACCCCCGGTCTTATCACGGCCATCAGAAAAGGAAACCCTATACTTATACCTATCCGTGGCAACCGAGGCCGTCAGCGCCGTTCTAATAAGAGAAACCGACGAAGGACAAAAGCCCATCTATTTTACGAGTAAAGCACTCCAAGGCCCCGAGCTCCGATATCAGCAAATCGAAAAGGTCGCCCTGGCCCTCATCAACACAGCGAGGAGACTACGATATTACTTCCTCGCACACACGATAAAGGTAAGGACCGACCAGCCAATCAAACAGCTGCTCGGACGTCCGGATATGGCCGGGAGGATGCTCAAATGGTCACTAGAACTCTCCGAATTCGACATACAATACGAAAGTAGGAAAGCCTTGAAAGCTCAGGCACTGGCCGACTTCGTCGCGGAGATGACCCACTGCCCGACCCCAGCAGAAAGCGCCCACAAATGGACGATCTTCGTCGATGGCGCCTCCAGCACGTCAGGCAGCGGGGCCGGGATCATCCTCGAAAATGAAGAAGGGATCCTGATAGAGGTATCATTAGCGCTAGCGTTCCCAACATCGAACAAccaagccgaatacgaagccttCCTAGCAGGCCTGAGGTTAGCCGAGGACCTGGGGGCAAAAGAGGTAAAAATATCCACCGACTCCCAGCTCGTGGCCTCACAGGTGCGGGGAGACTACCAAACCAAGAACGACAACCTCCTCGAGTACTTGTCCCTCGTCAAAGAAAAACTTGACAGATTCGAAAAATGGGATGTTCGACACATACCCCGCGAGCACAACACACGGGCAGACGTTCTCTCGAAACTAGCCAGCACGAGGAAAAAGGGTGGGAATAAATCAGTAATCCAAGAAATTCTCCCTCGGCCCAGCATCGACAAGCTACCGCCTCCACTCGAGGTCAACGCTATTGGAGATGCCCACTGTTGGATGACACCCATCTACAATTACCTCACGCGAGACGAACTCCCGGCTGACCCGAAAGAGGCGACCACTGTCAAACGACGCGCATGCTCGTACGTACTCCTCGAAGGCAAACTCTACCGGAGAGGATTCTCCATCCCACTACTCAAATGCGTCGAGGAAGAGAAAGTCCCCGACATACTTGGAGAGCTACACCGGGGAATTAACGCCCAACACCTCGGCGGACGATCGCTCGCACGAAAAGCCCTTCGAGCAGGCTACTACTGGCCGACCATGCAAAACGATTCGAAAGAGCACGTCAAAAGATGTGACAAATGCCAACGACATGCCGACATGCACCTCGCACCCCCGAACGACCTCAAATCACTGTCCTCCCCGTGGCCCTTCGCGTGGTGGGGCATGGACATCCTCGGACCCTTCGTCACCGGATCATATCAGAATAAATACCTCATCGTCGGGgtggattacttcaccaaatggatcgaGGCGGAGGCACTGGCTAAAATAACCGCGCAGAACATTCTCCGGTTCTTCAAGCGCAACATCCTCGCTCGGTTCGGTATACCCCAGGCACTTGTCACAGACAACGGGACACAATTCACGGACGGAGGATTCCAGGACTTCGTCGCCAGCCTGGGCACCACACAGCATTTCACGTCTGTCGAGCACCCGCAGACGAACGGGCAAGCAGAGGCGGCCAACAGGGTAATCCTACGTGGCCTCAAACGCAGACTCGGTGAGGCAAAGAGGGCATGGGTCGAGGAGCTACATAGCGTGCTATGGGCCTACCGCACGACACCACATTCTACCACCGGGGAAACCCCGTTCCGACTAACGTACGGCACCGAGGCAGTCATCCCGGTGGAGATACGGACGCCAACGAGGAGGACAGAGGAGCCCCTAGACGAGGAAATGAACGATGAAACCCTTAGAGCCGAGCTCGACCTAGTCGAGGAGATACGTTCCGAGGCAGCCCTCAGGGAAACAACCCTCAAACAAAAAATAGCACTACGCCATGACGCGAAAGTCATAAAAAGAGAGTTCCAGGTCGGCACCCTGGTCCTCAGAAGAAACCAGAAAAACCCGAGAGAGGGCAAACTGGCAGCCAACTGGGAAGGCCCTTACCGCGTCCGCGACAAGACGAGCAACGGGGCCTATTACCTAGAAAACCTACAAGGAGAACAACTCGCTCGACCATGGAACGCAGAAAAACTTAGACAATATTACAGCTAA